From Apium graveolens cultivar Ventura chromosome 9, ASM990537v1, whole genome shotgun sequence, the proteins below share one genomic window:
- the LOC141683756 gene encoding sulfite oxidase isoform X2, with amino-acid sequence MPGIRGPSDYSREPTRHPSLQINAKEPFNAEPPRSALITSYVTPVEYFYKRNHGPIPIVDDIDRYSVSVTGVIGNSKELFMKDIWKLPKYNVAATLQCAGNRRTAMSKTRTVKGVGWDVAAIGNAVWGGAKLADVLELIGIPKYTCSTQSGGKHVEFVSIDKCKEENGGPYKASIPLLQATDPEADVLLAYEMNGETLNRDHGYPLRVVVPGVIGARSVKWIESINIISEECQGFFMQKDYKMFPPRVNWDNIDWSTRRPQMDFPVQCVICSLEDVNVVKNGKITIKGYAVSGGGRGIERVDVSVDGGKTWVEASRFQKYGSSYIADDDSKSDKWAWVFFETEAEIPWSAEIVAKAVDSAANVQPEKVEDVWNLRGILNTSWHRVHVQIGHSNM; translated from the exons ATGCCTGGAATAAGAGGCCCTTCTGATTATTCCCGAGAACCTACCCGCCATCCTTCTCTTCAAATCAACGCCaag GAGCCGTTCAATGCTGAGCCACCACGGTCAGCCTTAATTACTTCTTATGTCACTCCTGTTGAATACTTCTACAAAAGAAACCATGGACCAATACCAATAGTTGACGACATTGACAG ATATAGTGTTTCTGTTACTGGTGTAATCGGAAACTCCAAAGAACTGTTTATGAAAGATATATG GAAGCTTCCGAAATATAATGTTGCTGCAACATTACAG TGTGCTGGTAACAGAAGGACTGCCATGAGCAAAACCAGGACAGTCAAAGGAGTTGGATGGGATGTTGCTGCTATAGGAAATG CTGTTTGGGGAGGGGCTAAACTGGCAGATGTCTTGGAACTAATTGGAATTCCCAAGTACACTTGCTCCACACAATCAGGAGGGAAACATGTTGAATTTGTGAGCATTGATAAGTGTAAG GAGGAGAATGGGGGCCCTTATAAGGCTTCCATTCCATTACTCCAGGCGACAGACCCAGAAGCTGATGTCTTGCTTGCATATGAGATGAACGGGGAG ACTCTTAATAGGGATCATGGCTACCCACTTCGTGTTGTTGTCCCAGGAGTTATCGGTGCTCGTTCAGTTAAGTGGATTGAGTCTATTAACATAATTTCTGAAGAATGCCAG GGCTTCTTTATGCAAAAGGACTACAAAATGTTTCCACCTAGAGTTAATTGGGATAATATTGATTGGTCTACAAGGAGGCCTCAAATGGATTTCCCTGTTCAG TGCGTAATTTGCTCTCTGGAGGATGTCAATGTGGTGAAAAATGGCAAG ATAACCATCAAAGGATATGCAGTCTCTGGAGGTGGGCGTGGGATTGAGAGAGTAGATGTATCTGTTGATGGTGGCAAAACTTGGGTGGAAGCATCTAGATTCCAAAAATATGGTTCATCATACATTGCTGACGATGATTCTAAAAGCGACAAGTGGGCTTGGGTTTTCTTTGAGACGGAAGCTGAAATACCCTGGAGCGCAGAGATAGTTGCCAAAGCA GTGGATTCAGCTGCAAATGTGCAACCTGAAAAAGTGGAAGACGTCTGGAACCTAAGAGGAATATTAAACACTTCATGGCATCGAGTGCATGTTCAGATTGGGCACTCAAATATGTAG
- the LOC141683756 gene encoding sulfite oxidase isoform X1 codes for MPGIRGPSDYSREPTRHPSLQINAKEPFNAEPPRSALITSYVTPVEYFYKRNHGPIPIVDDIDRYSVSVTGVIGNSKELFMKDIWKLPKYNVAATLQCAGNRRTAMSKTRTVKGVGWDVAAIGNAVWGGAKLADVLELIGIPKYTCSTQSGGKHVEFVSIDKCKEENGGPYKASIPLLQATDPEADVLLAYEMNGETLNRDHGYPLRVVVPGVIGARSVKWIESINIISEECQGFFMQKDYKMFPPRVNWDNIDWSTRRPQMDFPVQCVICSLEDVNVVKNGKSDLLTHQGIFLTRWFPSSVKITIKGYAVSGGGRGIERVDVSVDGGKTWVEASRFQKYGSSYIADDDSKSDKWAWVFFETEAEIPWSAEIVAKAVDSAANVQPEKVEDVWNLRGILNTSWHRVHVQIGHSNM; via the exons ATGCCTGGAATAAGAGGCCCTTCTGATTATTCCCGAGAACCTACCCGCCATCCTTCTCTTCAAATCAACGCCaag GAGCCGTTCAATGCTGAGCCACCACGGTCAGCCTTAATTACTTCTTATGTCACTCCTGTTGAATACTTCTACAAAAGAAACCATGGACCAATACCAATAGTTGACGACATTGACAG ATATAGTGTTTCTGTTACTGGTGTAATCGGAAACTCCAAAGAACTGTTTATGAAAGATATATG GAAGCTTCCGAAATATAATGTTGCTGCAACATTACAG TGTGCTGGTAACAGAAGGACTGCCATGAGCAAAACCAGGACAGTCAAAGGAGTTGGATGGGATGTTGCTGCTATAGGAAATG CTGTTTGGGGAGGGGCTAAACTGGCAGATGTCTTGGAACTAATTGGAATTCCCAAGTACACTTGCTCCACACAATCAGGAGGGAAACATGTTGAATTTGTGAGCATTGATAAGTGTAAG GAGGAGAATGGGGGCCCTTATAAGGCTTCCATTCCATTACTCCAGGCGACAGACCCAGAAGCTGATGTCTTGCTTGCATATGAGATGAACGGGGAG ACTCTTAATAGGGATCATGGCTACCCACTTCGTGTTGTTGTCCCAGGAGTTATCGGTGCTCGTTCAGTTAAGTGGATTGAGTCTATTAACATAATTTCTGAAGAATGCCAG GGCTTCTTTATGCAAAAGGACTACAAAATGTTTCCACCTAGAGTTAATTGGGATAATATTGATTGGTCTACAAGGAGGCCTCAAATGGATTTCCCTGTTCAG TGCGTAATTTGCTCTCTGGAGGATGTCAATGTGGTGAAAAATGGCAAG AGTGATCTTTTAACGCACCAAGGTATTTTCCTGACCCGGTGGTTTCCTTCATCTGTTAAGATAACCATCAAAGGATATGCAGTCTCTGGAGGTGGGCGTGGGATTGAGAGAGTAGATGTATCTGTTGATGGTGGCAAAACTTGGGTGGAAGCATCTAGATTCCAAAAATATGGTTCATCATACATTGCTGACGATGATTCTAAAAGCGACAAGTGGGCTTGGGTTTTCTTTGAGACGGAAGCTGAAATACCCTGGAGCGCAGAGATAGTTGCCAAAGCA GTGGATTCAGCTGCAAATGTGCAACCTGAAAAAGTGGAAGACGTCTGGAACCTAAGAGGAATATTAAACACTTCATGGCATCGAGTGCATGTTCAGATTGGGCACTCAAATATGTAG
- the LOC141685071 gene encoding uncharacterized protein LOC141685071, whose translation MGLKEWDIEVITDLFNERDQALILGTPLSSRQEEDIRYWHKEGNSHYSVESAFRLIQELQGAWVSSVNSGFCRSLWNLKIPPKVKNFLWRVCSGYLPTKIALKMKHVPVSVICPLCNRYEETTLHCLVKCGFTQWCFKEVGVVTNVDNSTIFVGWLEMLMGQHTNSMISRIGMLLWSIWKVRNMVVWQDTYLHVDEVVRTIHLTLDQWIEAQEFFFVPSVNGLHTMDGKELWTKPDQQTIKINLDAALFDADNSFGYGFNARDHTSRLIDARAVCQRGRTSAELAEAIAFKEALSWIKVKQ comes from the coding sequence ATGGGTTTAAAGGAGTGGGATATAGAAGTAATCACCGACCTGTTTAATGAGAGAGATCAAGCGTTAATTCTTGGGACGCCTCTCAGCTCTAGACAGGAAGAGGATATCAGGTATTGGCACAAGGAAGGAAACAGTCATTATTCTGTCGAAAGTGCGTTTCGCTTAATCCAGGAGTTACAGGGGGCCTGGGTTTCAAGTGTTAACTCTGGTTTTTGTAGATCTCTATGGAATTTAAAAATCCCTCCTAAAGTCAAGAACTTCTTGTGGCGAGTTTGCAGTGGGTACTTACCAACAAAAATTGCTTTAAAGATGAAACATGTTCCTGTATCAGTGATTTGCCCACTATGTAACAGGTATGAGGAAACCACGTTACACTGCCTCGTTAAGTGTGGTTTTACTCAATGGTGCTTCAAGGAGGTAGGCGTAGTCACTAATGTAGATAATTCTACAATTTTTGTAGGTTGGCTGGAGATGTTAATGGGTCAGCACACAAATTCTATGATTTCTAGAATAGGGATGCTATTGTGGTCAATTTGGAAAGTTAGAAATATGGTGGTCTGGCAGGATACATATTTACATGTTGACGAGGTTGTTAGAACTATACATCTTACTCTTGATCAATGGATTGAAGCTCAGGAATTTTTTTTTGTTCCGTCTGTTAATGGTCTTCATACAATGGATGGTAAGGAGCTTTGGACGAAACCAGATCAGCAAACAATCAAGATAAACTTGGATGCAGCTCTCTTCGACGCTGACAACAGTTTTGGATATGGATTCAATGCTCGTGATCATACAAGCAGGTTGATAGATGCCAGAGCGGTGTGTCAACGGGGAAGGACTTCTGCTGAACTAGCTGAAGCGATCGCGTTTAAGGAAGCGTTAAGTTGGATTAAAGTGAAACAGTGA